CTTACACGATCTCGATGGGATGGTCATTCCCGCGTGGCTTACCCTGCAGGGCCCGTGGCGCCATCCGGTTCGCTACGCAGCATCCCCCCGGCTGTTTGAGCCGGGCTTTATGGCGATGCGCTTCCCACTGCTGCAGCGATTGCTCTATCGCTTGAACATGGGGGCGTTTTTCCGCGCGATTGGCACCCTTCCGATTGAAAACCAGCCCCTCAAACGCCCCTTGGCCAGCTTTGGCTACGCGGTGCAAAAGGCGTATGGCAACCTTCCACTTGCGGACGTATTTCAGCCTGAAACCTTGCAGCGCGTGGGCGCAAAGACCACCGACCGGCTGAGCAGCTTGTGGAGCCAGCGCCTGGCGAAGGCAGCGCAGCGCGACGCTTCGCTGCTGGACTTGAAGGAGCCCTGCCGCACCTGGTTTCTGCACCAGCAGCGCCAATGGCTGGAGGAACAGCTGCAGGCGTTGGTGGCCGCCGTCCGAAGCGGGGATACGCTCTACATCGCACCCGAAGGGCGATACAGCCTGGACGGGCGGGTCGGCAGGTTTCGGCTCGCTTGCGACCTGCTCAGCGAGGCAAGCCCCTGCACCTATCTTGCGCTGCTCTCATACGACCCGCTGGCAAAACGCAAAACGCCCATCTACCTGCACTTCATCGCCAGCCGTCCGGGGATCCCGCTGGCGCTGCAGGTGCGGGCAGCCCGCCCCATCACGGTCGGGCACGTGCTCGCGCACTGGCTGCTCACATCCGACGCAGCCAGCTTCACCGAGTCGGATGCCATACAAGCCGTCGAATCCGCGCTTGCGCGCCTGCCGCAAGGGGCGAGCCTGGCCGTCCCGAACGCCCAGGCTCGGCACAAACTCGTCATGCAGTCGCTGCGGTACATGACCCGCCTTGGCGTGCTGCGCCGGCAAGGAGCCGATTATACACTCGGTGCCGTCAGAGTGCACGAGATGTTTCCACAGGTCGAAGATATCCTGGCTCATCAACGAAACGCGCTGCTTGACATCCTGGAGGCCTTGGATGCCCTGCAGTCCCTGGAGCCCGAGCCAGCTCCGGCGCCGCTCCAGGTACAACCCTGATGAAGCGGCATACATTTCCTGCCTTGGGGGGAGGCTACCGTGTGCCCGCAATCGTCGTGGTGGTGAACTGCACGCCAAACCGTCGATGCGGGCAGCAGTCGTAAGGATTGGGGTTCTTTTCCGTGAACAAGCGGCCCATCAAACCGCTGCTGCGACGGCGGCAGGTCCATGCCAGTCTTCCAACCGAAGTACAAACAGAAGCACAGGCGGAGGCTCGTTCCGACATCCGTCCCGCCGGTTCCGGCAACGCATCATCGGACGCTGGTACGAGCCGTCAACCGCCCGCTGACCCGCTTCCGCTGTACCGCGACGTGAGCGCCAATGAAGCCGTTTTGCGCGCGGTATTCCACAATTGTACAGATGTCGTCTTTCGAACGGTCTGGGTGGATGACGTGCACAGGCTGCTTTTGGTCTACATTGACGGTGTGGTCGACCAGAAACGCCTGGAGGACGAAATTCTGCGTCCGCTCATCTACGAGTTTGTCCCGGCCTATCCCCTGATGACTAGCCTGCACCACGCCATTCGTGCACAGCTGCTCCCCATCGCTCAAACGAGCACCGTGTCGTCCATCCACGAGGTGGTGGACAACATTGTCAAGTGCAACTCGGTCATCCTGTCGGATGGTGAGGACGTGGCCCTGGTCCTCGGCAACAAGTCGTGGACCGGGCGAGGGGTGGAAGAGCCGGCGGCGGAGACGGTGGTACGCGGGCCGCGCGAAGGGTTTACGGAGACCCTGCGGGTCAACACCAGCTTGATTCGGCGCCGGATCCGCAACCCGAAGCTGAAAATGGAAGCGCTGGTACTTGGCACGGTGACCTATACTGATGTCGTCATCGCGTACATCGAAGGGGTCGCCCGGGAAGATATTCTCAACGAACTGCGCACCCGACTGGGTCGCATTGAAATCGATTCTGTCCTCGAATCAGGCTATGTGGAAGGGATGATTCAGGACAATCCGTTCTCTCCCTTTCCACAAATCCAGAACACCGAACGACCAGACGTCGTTGCGGCGGCGCTGCTCGACGGCCGCATCGCGATTCTGGTCGACGGCACGCCCTTTGTGCTGCTCCTGCCCATGACTTTTTGGATGTCGCTCGAAGCCTCGGAGGACTACTACGAGCGGTTCTTGTACGCCAACGCCATTCGGGTTGTGCGGATGATTTTCCTGCTCATGTCCTTGTTCTTTCCGTCTCTCTACGTCGCAGTCACGACGTTTCACCCGCAGATGCTGCCCACGCAGCTGCTGCTGACCTTTGCGTCTGCCCGCGAGCCGAGTCCGCTGCCGGCGGTGGTCGAAGCGCTCATTATGGAGTTCACCTTCGAGGGACTGCGAGAAGCGGGTGTGCGTCTGCCCCGGGCGGTCGGTTCCGCAATCAGCATCGTGGGCGCGCTGGTCATTGGCCAAGCCGCTGTCCAGGCAGGGATTGTATCGGCGCCGATTGTCATCGTCGTTGCATCGACCGGAATTGCCTCCTTTGCCATCCCGCGCTACAGCTTTAGCATTCCGTTTCGAATGCTCCGCTTTCCATTATTGATATTGGCCGGAACATTGGGCTTTTACGGAATCGCAGTCGGGCTGATTGCCATCATGATTCACGTGGTGTCCCTGCGGTCGTTTGGCGTGCCTTACTTTTCGCCGATTGCCCCGTTCAACGCCCGCTCCGCCAAAAACCTGGTCGTTCGGCCCCCGATTTGGACCATGCACAGGCGCTCAGACAAGCTGACCGGCGGCAAATCCAAACGGATGCCCAAAGGCCAAGGCCCCCGCAAACCAAGGGAGCGTGTCGAGTGAACAGGCGCTGTTTACGTTTCATTCTGCTGCTGCTCATTCCCATGCTGGCGACCGGCTGCTGGGACCGAACGGAACTGAGCGATCTCGCCTTCAAGATGGGCCTCGCGATGGACAAGGCGTCCGACGGTCAGTACATTGCGACGGCGCAAATTGCGGTGCCGTCCCAGCTCGCAGGGAACCCTTCCGGAATGGGCGGAGGCGGGCAGGACAAAGGCTATTACGTTGTGTCGGGAGTGGGCCAGGACACACGCGACGCCATTTTGGACATGCAAAACAAGCTGTCGCGGCGCGTGCATGCGGGGCAGCGGCGGGCGATTTTCGTCGGAGAGCGCCTCGCAAAGGAAGGGATGAACACGATTCTGGATGCCAACACGCGCGACCCAGAGACCCGTCTGCGCACCGATTTGTTCATTGTGAAAGGCGGAGAAGGGCGCGACATCCTCAATATCTACTATCCATTCGAACGTGTGCCCGTGATGGGGACCACGAAAATGCACCGCGTCATTGGGGGTACGGCAGATACAGAGTTCAGAGATTTCCTGATGGACGTGTTCGATGATTCCACCGCCCCCACGCTGCCGGTGATTGAGGAATACCAGGACGCGGAACAACAAAGCGGCGCCTTTCGGTTCGGCGGGCGCGCCATCTTCAACAAGCAAGAGCGGCTGATTGGTTATCTGAATCCTGACGAGGGAGCGTATCGCTCCTGGATTCGGGGAAAACTCAGATACTACGTGGTCACCGTTCCAGTTCCTGGACCGGAGGGGCAAAGCCAGGAAGACAACCAAATTACGCAGCACATCAGTGTGAATCTGACGCACCTGAAACGGCGCGTTCGGACCGTCGTTCAGGACCATCAGGTGACGATTGATGTCTCGTTGACGGCACACGGTGACGTACGTGAAAACACAAGCGCGCTGGACCTCGGAAAGCCTGAGAATCTCGCGCAGACGGAAAGCCTTTTAAATCAATATGTGAATGCGCAGGTGCAAGGACTGGTGGAAAAGTGTCAGCAGCAGTATGACGCCGATATATTCGCGTTCGGGACAGCCGTCCACCGCCAACATCCGGTCGCGTGGAAACAAATGAAAGGTCAGTGGCCAGAGGAATTCCCGAAGGCCCGTGTGATTGTGCGCGCCAACATCAAAATCAAGCGCATTGGGCTGGTGACGTCCATGATTGACACAAACGAGGTGTCCGCACAGTGAATATCAAAGTGTCCGTTTGGCAGCTCATTTGCCTCGTCTTCTCGTTTCAAATTGGCCTGTCTCTGCTCCTGTCCTTGACGCCAGCCGTCCAGTTCGCCAAACAAGATGCGTGGATTTCCGTCGTCCTCGCAGCCCTTGGAACCATCGCGATGACGTTCGTCTGTTATCAGGTCAGTGCGATGTACCCCGACAAAACCATTGTCCAGTTCAGCCAGCTCATTCTTGGCAAGTGGCTCGGGAAATTCATCATGATTCCCTACTTTGTCATGTGGTTTGCTGTCTCCGGCATGGTGATGCGCCAGTTCTCGGACTTTGTCCACGTCACCATGTTCACCTACACCCCGCTGTGGGCACTCATCATCCCATTCGTTCTGCTCGGCGCCTACGCGATCTACAAGGGCGGATACGAAGTGCTGGCGAGATGCAGTGAAATCATCGGTCCCCTGGTCGTCGTCGTTTTTTTCACCGCGGTGATTTTGGATGTGCCGAATATGGACCCGAGCAATCTACTGCCCATCTACACCGACACCGGATGGTTGAACATCCTGAAAGGGAGCTTGCCGGTTCTCTCTTTCTTCGGTGAACTCGTGCTGATGTTAATGACCCTCCCCTTGCTGCAAGAACCAAAAAGCGCCTTCTGGGCCATTTCCACAGCCGGTGGTGTCACCGCCCTGCTCGTGCTCATCGCTGTGCTGGTGGAAATTATGACATTTGGTCCAAACCTGACGGCCCGCATGCTGTTCCCGACGTTTGAAATCGCCCGCTACATTTCGGTGATGGAATTCGTCCAGAACCTGGACGTCATTGTGGTGCTGGTGTGGTTCCTCACCTACTTCGTCAAACTGGCGTCGTATTTTTTCTTTCTCTGTTTTGGCATTACCCAGTGGCTGAATTTGAAAGATTGGCGAAGCCCCATCTACGTGGTCGCACCGCTCACAACCATCGTCGCGATGTTGCCCGCCAGTTTTACGACCGCCACCGTCAGCTTTCTGAACCAATTTTGGATTCCCCTCGTGCTGCCCATCAACATGATCGGGATCCCCCTGGGGTTGTGGATCATCGCCATCATCCGGAAAAGGAGTGTCCAACATGCACATCAAGAAGAACATCTTGGATGATGCAAAGTTCAGCGGATTTCACGTCCGGCTCACGATTTATTCGTCGGGCGGACCATTTTTGGATGGGTACATCCTCAGCATCATCGCCATCGCGTTCATTCAAATCACACCACAATTGCACCTGAACACAACCTGGAGCGGCCTGATTGGCGCTTCCGCGCTGATTGGCATCTTCATCGGGGGCTTCATGGGGTACTTCACGGACAAATTCGGCCGACAGTTGATGTACACCCTTGACTTTATCCTGTTGATTGTGGCGTCGATTTTACAGTTTTTCGTACAGACTGGCTGGGAACTGTTTCTCATTCGTCTGATTCTCGGCATCTCGGTCGGCGCCGACTACCCCATCGCCACCTCCCTGCTGGCGGAGTTTTCACCGAAGAAACAGCGCGGCGCGATGCTGGGCGTGACGCTGGTCGCCTATTACATTGGATCGACGGTCGCTTACATCGTCGGGCAGCTGATGCTCCGAATCGGCCCGGATGCCTGGCGCTGGATTCTCGCCAGCAGTGCGGTTCCTGCCATCATTTTGGTGCTGCTTCGAATGGGCACCCCCGAATCCCCGCGCTGGCTGCTGCAAAAGGGTCGGCAAGCGGAAGCCGAACAGGTGTTGAAACAAGTCTACGGCCCGAGCGCCTCGCTCGACGATCTCGCCGTGCCCGGCACGCCCAGCGGCCAGACGAGTTATTTTCGGCTCTTTGGACCTGGCTACCTGAAACGAACCCTGTATGTTGGTCTGTTTTACATGGCCGCGGTGGCCCCCCTCTTCGCCATGTTGACCTTTGGACCGCAGATGCTTGCGTCCTATCACCTGTTTCAAGGTGCAGCAGGCTACGGGGCGGCCATCATCAGTGCGCTCTTTCTCGTCGGGTGTATTCCCGCGCTGTTCCTGGTGAACCGGATGGGGCGACGTTTGATGATCATCGTCTCGTTCGCCGGCATGACGGTCGGCGTTCTCCTCCTCGGGCTGTTTCCGCGCGGTCCGCTCGCCCTCATCCTGCTTGGGTTTGTCGTGTATGCGATGTTTTCGGGCGGGCCCAACGTCATGGAGTGGCTGGCGCCCAATGAACTGTTTCCCACGGAGGTTCGCGGGACCGCCGTCGGCATCACCACGTGCATCAGCCGGTTTGGGGCTGTCTTCGGTACATACCTGTTTCCGTGGGGGCTGTCGCGGTTTGGCATCGGCCCCACCATGCTGGTCGCCGCTGCCGTGACCTTTGGCGGATTCATCGTGTGTGTCCTGCTGGCGCCGGAAACGACGAACAAATCGCTCTACGCAGCCAGCCGGCCGAGCCGGCCGGGCAGGCGCAATAAAAATCCGGCGCCGTAATGGCTCCGGATTGGCCCTTCCTTCACTTCGTTTCGCGTGCGGGCGGAGCCATGAACTCTGGACCGACCGGGTCGGTGATGACCGTTTGCAGGATGTCATCGATTCGCTGCAGGTCTGCCGCGCTGAGGTGCCACCCAAACACACCCCGGACGGGATCAAGCTGACTGGGGCGGCGAGCCCCCCACAGCGCAGTCGAAACCCCGGGCTGGTCGAGCACCCAGCGTACGGCGAGCTCTGTCACGGACTTTCCATAACCGCCGGCAATCTCCGACAGCCGCTGCACGGCCCGTAAATACTGTTCATAGCGCGGCGGCTGAAATTTCGGGTCCGTCTGGCGTAAATCATCACCGCTGAAGGTCGTCTCAAGCGACATTTTGCCCGTCAGCAACCCTCGACAGAGGCTTCCATAGGCGAGCACCGCGACGCCGTTGTCCCTGCAGAATGGCAGTACGTCGGCTTCAATGCCGCGCTCGAACAAATTGTACGGCGGCTGGTCTGTGTCAAGCGGCGCCACACGCAGCCATGCCTGCATTTGTTCCGGAGAAAAGTTGCTGACGCCGATGGCGCGGATTTTCCCTTCGTCGCGCAGTTGAACCAGCACCTCTGCCACTTCTTCCACCGGAACCAGCGGATCCGGCCAATGCACCTGGTACACGTCAATGTACTCGGTGCAAAGCCGCCGGAGCGAGTTTTCCAGGTCCCTGCGAATGAAGCTGCTCGACGTGTTGCGCCGCACTTCGCCGTTCGGAAGCACTTCGATGCCTGTCTTCGTCGCGATCACGACCTCGTCCCGCCGGCCATATGCAGCAAGCGCCTTCCCAACCAGCTCCTCGGATCGGCCGTTTCCATAAGCCGGCGCTGTGTCGATCAGATTGATGCCCATGTCGAGTGCGGCCAGGATGGTCTGAACGGAATCCTGCTCGTCGGTCCCGCCCCACTTCCATCCGCCGATTGCCCACGTCCCCAATCCAACTCGACTGACCTGGATGCCGGATGCACCTAAGGTTGTATGCTCCATGAGTCACAAACCTCCTTCATCGAAACGATATTTTATCATTCGTACCGAAAAGCATGAAACAATGCACCTCATGGGTCCGTCTAATCATCGTGACACGCAATCGTAATTCCCCGGGTTTCGTCCAAGGTCGCACGCCGCGCGCATCGAAATTGCTTGCAACAACACCATAGAGTGGAGTGACACACGTGCCTGAACCAGGAAAAGGTCGTGGGCGGTATATGGGGGGATTGGACGGGCTGCGAGCATTCGCTGTGCTGGCCGTTGTCGCCTATCACCTCAACCTCAGCTTTGCACCCGGGGGACTCCTCGGTGTCGGCGTGTTTTTCGTTTTGTCCGGTTACTTAATCACCGACCTCTTACGGAATGAGTGGGACACCCATGGGCGCATTCGCTTGAAGGATTTTTGGGTGCGGCGCGCGCGAAGGCTGCTGCCCGCCCTGCTCCTCATGCTGCTAGTCGTTGTGAGCTTCGTCACGCTGTTTGACCGCTCGCAGCTCGCCACGCTGCGCGGGGACCTCATCGCCTCGCTGCTGTATGTCAGCAACTGGTGGTTGATCTTTCATAAAGTGTCCTACTTTGCGAGTTTCGGACCGCCCTCTCCCCTGGGGCATCTCTGGTCGCTGGCGGTAGAAGAACAATTCTATTTGATTTGGCCGCTGCTGCTGGGCTTTGGCATACGATTCTTGCCCAACCGAATGTGGCTTGTCACGCTGACGCTCACAGCGGCCGCGGTCTCTTCACTCGCCATGGCGGTGATCTATCAGCCAGGCACTGACCCCAGTCGTGTTTATTACGGCACAGATACGCGTGCATTCGCCCTGTTGGTGGGCGCCGCACTCGCGTTGGCGTGGCCCAGTCGGCAGCTATCCGCCGAGATTTCCCGAATCAAGCTGCACATCCTCGACATCCTGGGCGGAACAGGCGTCCTGGTCATGCTGTACATGATGTTGCAGACCAACGAGTATGAGGAATTTCTCTACCGAGGCGGCCTGCTGCTGCTCTCCATCGTGACCGCCGTCGTCGTCGCTGCGCTTGCCCACCCGGCCAGCAAACTGGGCAAACTGTTCAACCTTAAGCCCCTTCGTTGGCTTGGCGTGCGTTCCTACGGCATCTACCTGTGGCACTATCCGGTGATTGTGTTAACCACCCCCACCCTGGCAGGCAGCCATGTCAACGCGCTGCGCGCCGCCTTGCAGGTCCTGGCGAGCATTGCGCTTGCAGCATTGTCTTGGCGGTTTGTGGAGGAACCCATCCGCCGCGGCAACGCACGGCAGCGCGCGCATTACAGACGTCTCGCGCGCAAGGCCAGCCGCAGATGGGTGGATACAACCTGGCTGCCCCCTGTCACAGCTGCCTTGGCGGTCGTGGTCTGCGTCAGCATGGTCGAACTCGTGCCGACAGCGCATGCGGACGCCGTAGCGACCACCGTAACCGCCATCGGCCCTGACCACACAACCGGCCCTGACCACACAACCGGCCCTGACCACACAACCGGCCCTGACCACACAACCGGCCCTGACCACGCGGTTGCTCCTGACCAAACACGGGCAAGGCAGAACCAACGTCCCCCCGATTCGACCAGCCGACCGGGGGTAAACTCGGCCGGCGGAACGTCGGGATCCCAGACGAAATCGTCCCGGCGGCCCATTTCCAATCCCGTGAAGACGGCTGGGACAAACCCTCCGTCCAAAGCGGCCGCTTCCCCAACGCCACAATCAGGCGTTGGCATCACGGCGATTGGCGATTCGGTGATGATTGACGCTGCGCCGTACTTGGAGAAACTGCTGCCCGGCATCATCGTAGATGCGCAGATTGGCCGACAGGCAAACCAAGCGCCCGGTGTGATTGCCGAGTTGAAATCAAAGGGAGACCTGGGCAGCCGTGTGATCGTTGAGCTGGGGACCAATGGCCCTTTTACCAAGGAGCAACTCGTGTCCCTGCTCCAATCTCTGGGGCCGGTCAAACAAATCATTCTCGTCAACACCCGCGTGCCCCGCCCTTGGGAAAGCGATGTGAACCACACGCTGGCGCAGGTTGCAGCCGCGTATCCACACACGACGCTGGTCGACTGGTATGCAGCCAGCGCGGAGCACTCGTCTTACTTTTACCCGGACGGTGTCCACTTGAACCCAACCGGCGCCAAGTTCTACGCCTCCCTGCTCGCCAAGGCCGTCGACACGCCCTCGTCCGGCGGCGTCAACTGAGTTTTTGCGCCGCGTCCAGCGGTGCCTGCTTCCGCGCAGTCGCGGCAAGCTGCACGACAATCATCGCGAGGACAATGACAATCATCGCCGCCACGGCTGACGCGAATCTGTGGGTCGCATCATAAATCCAGCCGAGCAGGATAGGTCCCAAGGCACTGATGACATACCCGACCGACTGCGCCTTCGCAGACCACGCGGCTGCCTCATGGTGGTCACCCGTCGCGTCAATGGGCAGCAGCAGATTCAGAGAGAACAAGCCGCCAGCGCCAATCCCAATCAACGCGCTGGCCAGCCAGGGCAAGAGATTGAACACCAGGCACAAGAGGCCCGCCAGTTCAAACAAGGATTCCGTCACGAGCCACACGCGTCGAGAAGGGAAGCGTTTGAGCACCATCGGCAGCACCAGACTGACGGGAATCTGAATCGCAACGAACACGGTTAACGCGTTCGCGGCATAGGCCTTCGAGTACCCCATCCCTTGGATAATCTGCGGCAGCCAGGCCGTGAACGAGTAAAATAAGATGCCCATGAGCCCAAAGGACACGGTAATCAGCCACGCGCGCCCGT
Above is a genomic segment from Alicyclobacillus cycloheptanicus containing:
- a CDS encoding spore germination protein; translated protein: MGFFSVNKRPIKPLLRRRQVHASLPTEVQTEAQAEARSDIRPAGSGNASSDAGTSRQPPADPLPLYRDVSANEAVLRAVFHNCTDVVFRTVWVDDVHRLLLVYIDGVVDQKRLEDEILRPLIYEFVPAYPLMTSLHHAIRAQLLPIAQTSTVSSIHEVVDNIVKCNSVILSDGEDVALVLGNKSWTGRGVEEPAAETVVRGPREGFTETLRVNTSLIRRRIRNPKLKMEALVLGTVTYTDVVIAYIEGVAREDILNELRTRLGRIEIDSVLESGYVEGMIQDNPFSPFPQIQNTERPDVVAAALLDGRIAILVDGTPFVLLLPMTFWMSLEASEDYYERFLYANAIRVVRMIFLLMSLFFPSLYVAVTTFHPQMLPTQLLLTFASAREPSPLPAVVEALIMEFTFEGLREAGVRLPRAVGSAISIVGALVIGQAAVQAGIVSAPIVIVVASTGIASFAIPRYSFSIPFRMLRFPLLILAGTLGFYGIAVGLIAIMIHVVSLRSFGVPYFSPIAPFNARSAKNLVVRPPIWTMHRRSDKLTGGKSKRMPKGQGPRKPRERVE
- a CDS encoding MFS transporter, with translation MHIKKNILDDAKFSGFHVRLTIYSSGGPFLDGYILSIIAIAFIQITPQLHLNTTWSGLIGASALIGIFIGGFMGYFTDKFGRQLMYTLDFILLIVASILQFFVQTGWELFLIRLILGISVGADYPIATSLLAEFSPKKQRGAMLGVTLVAYYIGSTVAYIVGQLMLRIGPDAWRWILASSAVPAIILVLLRMGTPESPRWLLQKGRQAEAEQVLKQVYGPSASLDDLAVPGTPSGQTSYFRLFGPGYLKRTLYVGLFYMAAVAPLFAMLTFGPQMLASYHLFQGAAGYGAAIISALFLVGCIPALFLVNRMGRRLMIIVSFAGMTVGVLLLGLFPRGPLALILLGFVVYAMFSGGPNVMEWLAPNELFPTEVRGTAVGITTCISRFGAVFGTYLFPWGLSRFGIGPTMLVAAAVTFGGFIVCVLLAPETTNKSLYAASRPSRPGRRNKNPAP
- a CDS encoding GerAB/ArcD/ProY family transporter, which codes for MNIKVSVWQLICLVFSFQIGLSLLLSLTPAVQFAKQDAWISVVLAALGTIAMTFVCYQVSAMYPDKTIVQFSQLILGKWLGKFIMIPYFVMWFAVSGMVMRQFSDFVHVTMFTYTPLWALIIPFVLLGAYAIYKGGYEVLARCSEIIGPLVVVVFFTAVILDVPNMDPSNLLPIYTDTGWLNILKGSLPVLSFFGELVLMLMTLPLLQEPKSAFWAISTAGGVTALLVLIAVLVEIMTFGPNLTARMLFPTFEIARYISVMEFVQNLDVIVVLVWFLTYFVKLASYFFFLCFGITQWLNLKDWRSPIYVVAPLTTIVAMLPASFTTATVSFLNQFWIPLVLPINMIGIPLGLWIIAIIRKRSVQHAHQEEHLG
- a CDS encoding acyltransferase family protein — protein: MPEPGKGRGRYMGGLDGLRAFAVLAVVAYHLNLSFAPGGLLGVGVFFVLSGYLITDLLRNEWDTHGRIRLKDFWVRRARRLLPALLLMLLVVVSFVTLFDRSQLATLRGDLIASLLYVSNWWLIFHKVSYFASFGPPSPLGHLWSLAVEEQFYLIWPLLLGFGIRFLPNRMWLVTLTLTAAAVSSLAMAVIYQPGTDPSRVYYGTDTRAFALLVGAALALAWPSRQLSAEISRIKLHILDILGGTGVLVMLYMMLQTNEYEEFLYRGGLLLLSIVTAVVVAALAHPASKLGKLFNLKPLRWLGVRSYGIYLWHYPVIVLTTPTLAGSHVNALRAALQVLASIALAALSWRFVEEPIRRGNARQRAHYRRLARKASRRWVDTTWLPPVTAALAVVVCVSMVELVPTAHADAVATTVTAIGPDHTTGPDHTTGPDHTTGPDHTTGPDHAVAPDQTRARQNQRPPDSTSRPGVNSAGGTSGSQTKSSRRPISNPVKTAGTNPPSKAAASPTPQSGVGITAIGDSVMIDAAPYLEKLLPGIIVDAQIGRQANQAPGVIAELKSKGDLGSRVIVELGTNGPFTKEQLVSLLQSLGPVKQIILVNTRVPRPWESDVNHTLAQVAAAYPHTTLVDWYAASAEHSSYFYPDGVHLNPTGAKFYASLLAKAVDTPSSGGVN
- a CDS encoding aldo/keto reductase, yielding MEHTTLGASGIQVSRVGLGTWAIGGWKWGGTDEQDSVQTILAALDMGINLIDTAPAYGNGRSEELVGKALAAYGRRDEVVIATKTGIEVLPNGEVRRNTSSSFIRRDLENSLRRLCTEYIDVYQVHWPDPLVPVEEVAEVLVQLRDEGKIRAIGVSNFSPEQMQAWLRVAPLDTDQPPYNLFERGIEADVLPFCRDNGVAVLAYGSLCRGLLTGKMSLETTFSGDDLRQTDPKFQPPRYEQYLRAVQRLSEIAGGYGKSVTELAVRWVLDQPGVSTALWGARRPSQLDPVRGVFGWHLSAADLQRIDDILQTVITDPVGPEFMAPPARETK
- a CDS encoding Ger(x)C family spore germination protein, coding for MNRRCLRFILLLLIPMLATGCWDRTELSDLAFKMGLAMDKASDGQYIATAQIAVPSQLAGNPSGMGGGGQDKGYYVVSGVGQDTRDAILDMQNKLSRRVHAGQRRAIFVGERLAKEGMNTILDANTRDPETRLRTDLFIVKGGEGRDILNIYYPFERVPVMGTTKMHRVIGGTADTEFRDFLMDVFDDSTAPTLPVIEEYQDAEQQSGAFRFGGRAIFNKQERLIGYLNPDEGAYRSWIRGKLRYYVVTVPVPGPEGQSQEDNQITQHISVNLTHLKRRVRTVVQDHQVTIDVSLTAHGDVRENTSALDLGKPENLAQTESLLNQYVNAQVQGLVEKCQQQYDADIFAFGTAVHRQHPVAWKQMKGQWPEEFPKARVIVRANIKIKRIGLVTSMIDTNEVSAQ